In Nicotiana tabacum cultivar K326 chromosome 17, ASM71507v2, whole genome shotgun sequence, one DNA window encodes the following:
- the LOC107786771 gene encoding UDP-glycosyltransferase 90A1: MASPPCIHVVLFPFMSKGHTIPIFDLARILLNRKIAITIFTTPANRPFFSKSLSNTNINIIDIPFPENIEGIPPGVESTDKLPSMSLFVTFANATKSMKPQFEQALESLPPVTFMVTDGFLGWTLDSANKFGIPRIAYYGMSAFSSAISHSAASVLHTEASDDEPFAVPNFPSIKLTRNDFDFPFREREPKGPIFEFTTEAIIATSKSYGLLVNSFYELESIYVDYCNRTSSPRKVCVGPFCAAVEPPKEQQEKPSYIKWLDEMLEQGKPVLYVAFGSQAELSPEQFKEIKIGLEKSEVNFFWVVRRSAISEPNEEFENRVKNRGLVVAEWVDQRQILSHGSVQGFLSHCGWNSVIESICAEVPILAWPMMAEQHLNARMVVEEIKIGLRVETCDGSVRGFVKWEGLEKPIRELMEGEKGKEAKKKVKEICEAAINAVKDGGTSWQALNELIHELSGRGQV, from the coding sequence ATGGCTTCTCCTCCTTGTATTCATGTTGTTCTGTTCCCTTTCATGTCCAAAGGCCACACAATTCCCATCTTCGACCTTGCTCGCATTCTTCTCAATCGCAAAATTGCCATCACCATTTTCACCACTCCTGCAAATCgccctttcttctccaaatctcTTTCTAACACAAACATAAATATCATCGACATCCCTTTTCCTGAAAATATAGAAGGAATTCCCCCAGGTGTGGAAAGTACTGATAAACTTCCTTCCATGTCACTTTTTGTTACCTTTGCTAACGCCACCAAATCTATGAAACCCCAGTTCGAACAAGCCTTAGAATCTCTTCCGCCAGTTACTTTCATGGTCACTGATGGCTTCCTCGGGTGGACTTTAGACTCTGCAAATAAATTTGGTATCCCAAGAATAGCTTATTACGGCATGAGCGCATTTTCCTCGGCCATATCGCATTCAGCTGCTTCAGTTCTTCACACAGAAGCGTCCGACGACGAGCCTTTTGCAGTCCCTAATTTCCCTTCGATTAAACTCACTAGAAATGATTTTGATTTTCCCTTCAGAGAGCGTGAACCAAAGGGTCCCATTTTCGAGTTCACCACGGAGGCAATCATAGCAACCTCTAAAAGCTATGGTCTACTTGTGAACAGCTTTTACGAGCTTGAATCTATTTATGTAGACTACTGTAACCGTACATCTAGTCCTAGAAAAGTGTGCGTCGGACCATTTTGTGCAGCGGTCGAACCACCAAAAGAACAACAGGAGAAGCCTTCATACATCAAATGGCTTGATGAAATGTTAGAACAGGGGAAGCCAGTTTTGTATGTTGCATTCGGGTCACAAGCTGAACTATCTCCTGAACAATTCAAGGAAATCAAAATTGGGTTGGAGAAATCTGAAGTTAACTTTTTTTGGGTAGTCAGGAGAAGCGCTATAAGTGAACCCAATGAAGAGTTCGAAAACAGAGTAAAAAACAGGGGACTGGTGGTTGCAGAGTGGGTTGATCAAAGACAAATCTTGAGCCACGGGAGCGTTCAAGGTTTCTTAAGTCACTGCGGTTGGAACTCGGTAATAGAGAGCATATGCGCAGAGGTGCCAATACTAGCATGGCCAATGATGGCGGAGCAACACCTAAATGCAAGGATGGTAGTGGAGGAAATCAAGATTGGACTAAGGGTCGAGACTTGCGATGGGTCAGTGAGAGGGTTCGTGAAGTGGGAAGGTTTGGAAAAGCCGATAAGGGAATTAATGGAAGGAGAGAAAGGTAAAGAGGCAAAGAAGAAAGTGAAGGAGATTTGTGAAGCAGCCATTAATGCAGTCAAAGACGGGGGAACATCATGGCAAGCGTTAAATGAGCTTATTCATGAGTTAAGTGGAAGAGGACAAGTTTGA